CTGCGGCCTTATCAATCGAGTCTCGTCCTCTGCGTTGAGAGTCAAAAAAAGCTTTAGTGAAAATATTGATTAAGTCACGGACTACGCCCTCGCAAGCTCGCGCTAACTCGGCGCATGTGGCTCTCTCCGTGAAAAGGCGCGACGCCAGTTGGCGGCCTGAATGAACGCCGTACTGTGTACCTAAATAGCCTTCTTCAAGCTCGCTAGATAAATGTCTAAACAATACATCGGCATACACGTCTGTAATTTGTTCCGGATTTCTATCGAATACGTAATAGTCGTCTAGATCGGGCGCGGTGGCAATATCTGCACCCAATTCGAATCCAATAAGGCCTGTATTCGTATGATTGGAAAATCTACATCGGTATTCAAGTGCTGATATCTTCATTGTCGCTTCGTTCAAAGGGAGTACCCCTCTTTTTAGAAACTCAGCAAGATAAGGTTGTACGTCAGCGGGAAGTGAGGACCATTCATCAACGAGAATCACTAAGTTTGTCTCGGCTAATTCCAAAACTCTTTTCAAATTTCGATACAGCTCCGGAAAGATGATTTTGTCGTCGGTATCTACCGTGTACTCAGCATTCTGGCGATCGACTACTTCTTGCGATTTCCTGCCGCCTAGGTTCGTATTTGTTCCAAATGAATGTCCTGATAGCGAGATCTGGGCTGAGTGTTCTGAATTCACTGTCTTTGCATCTGATACTTCAGTTTCAACTCGACTTGCTCGAAGTGTTGTCAACGGTTCAGTAATAAGTGATACCAAGTGGTCTGCTTCTTCAAGTGCTTCGTTTGCTTGTTCGCTTGGGAATTCAATAATGTGTTCCAGTAATGAGTGATGAATGACTAGTAGTAGGTCGCGAAAAAGCGCCAAGCAGCGCCGAGCCATGGGTAGTGATCCATCTGCAAATTGTGTGGTACTTCCAAGTGTACGACAATCAATGTAGACAACAGTTGAATCTTCGTCATCAAGGAATCTTTTCTCTAGTACCTTCATGACGTGAGTTTTTCCAGTTCCTCTTCTTCCGTAAAAGATTTGATGATTTCGATTGTGTAGTTGGGGAAGCAAGCCTATATCAACATATGTATTTACGAGTTTTGCAGTATCAGTTTGTCGTTCTGAGCGCTGCATAATCCTAGACGCAGCAGCTTGTAGTTTAGGGTCTTGTATCACTTTATTCCCTCTCGCTATATTTTACATTTCGGGCTGTAAGCGGGCACCGATTTTTAAGTACATATAAATAGGTTGAAAATTATTGTATCCAGTTCGAAGCTATTGGGCGGTCTACTTAATTGAGTTTAAAGGGTTTTAATTAAGTATGCAGTCCCTTGGATTGACTAAGCCTGTTGCGTATTTTCACAGGCTCTCTTATTTATTTATCGATTCAAACCAAAAACTCAACCGGATCTTTAGACTTAAAATCTCGCTTACGCATAATCGTAATTGCGATAATTTCCCGGTTGTCGAAGCCTGATGGATCTCTGGTTAGTTCAACAGCACACGGAATATTAATGTCGGTCTTTGTACACCTGACATTAAACGTATCCTGATGTTTAAGCTTGATTAGTTTACTAAGGTAAACCGTGGTAAGGCGGTTAAAGATGCTGTGTAACTCGGTAATGCTTATGTTGGGGATGTTTCTGGGGTGGTTCATTCGGTCTTTGACGAAGTGAACGGACATTTTGAATTTCAAGCGTTCTTTTGAAAAACGCTCGTTAAGTATGCTCTCCAGCATTGTGATTTCATCGAGTGCAATACCCATTATTTCTCTCCCTGAAAATTTTGGTACAGCGCAGCTAATTTGGTATTCAGTTCTTCGGTTGTGTGCGCGATGACTGACCCGGCAGGTTGTGACTCTTGTAACGTGCCTATACGAACCTCAAACTCTTCATTATCAAAAGAGTCAATGAAGATAGATGTTCCAGTTTCTTCGTCAATGAAAGAGGCGAAATTATCCTCTATCGACATATTGAAATTCACGGTGATCTCCTTCTCGTGTGATTTGCTGGCAAGTCCCTGCGCAATCAGGCTTGGGCGTTTGGATTTGCGAAGGTCTCAATAGTTAACCAAGTCGCATTATTCGTCAATATAGGACTTCAGTGCTTTTTGGATTTCTAAAAACCCTGCAAAGCGAAGGGAGATAATGTTTGATGTGTAGTGGGACAGCGCACAAAGCAAAAGGCTACAGAAACAACCGTAAGATAGTTGTCGCGGAAACCAGCACCCAACGTCCTTCCCCAACCACCCCCTGCCTTTTGCAAAGGCCAGGGATGGCCGATTAGCGCCTCAGTATATGGGTGGAGTGAGCGTTTTTAGCCAAGCACTGCTTGGCGCTCACGGAACGCCGCCAAGTTCACTTGGTGGCCGGGCCCGGAGGGTAATGTGGCGCGGCAAAAGGTAGGGGGTGGTTGGGGCATGGTGGGGTGATTGGGTTGAGAGTTTGTCGCGGAAATAATTTAGTTGGCGTTTAGAGTTGTTTTGGTGGCGTTTAAATCTTTTTCTTGGGTGGGATGGGTTGTTGGGGTTGGGTGGTTGGTCTGCCGGTTCAGTGAGGGCAGTTCATAGGGGAGATGGGTGGTGGCTGGGGGTATTCGCGCAAAGGATCGGATGGCCGACTCTGCGTTCCCACAGGAGTGGTTTTTGTTTGGGTTGGGTGGTGGCTGAGGGAATTCGCGCAAGGGATTGCGCTCCCACAATGGGTTGCTCCCACAGGGTTGTGCTCCCACAGGGTTGTGCTCCCACAGGGTTGTGCTCCTACAATGGGTTGCTCCCACAGGTTTGCACTCCCACCAATGGTGGGCCCAACAAAAAGCCCGGCGTTGCCGGGCGTTTGGGTTACATCTGTTCGCTGACTTCGATGCCGAGTACCGAGAGGCCGAGGGCGAGGGTGTCGGCTACGGTGCTGGCGAGGCGGAGGCGGCTGTCGCGTACGGCGGGGTCTACGCCGTCTTTGAGGATCGGGCAGGCTTCGTAGAAACTCATGAACTGGCTGGCCAGTTCGTATAAATAAGTACACAACACATGCGGCAAGGCTTCGGCCCCCATGTGATCGAACGCCTCCGGCAGCTGCAATACCTTTAACGCCAATGCCTGCTCCTGTGCCTCTGCAATCACAATCGGTGCGTCTGCATTGAAGTCGCCGGCTTTGCGGAAAATACTTTTAATGCGCGTGTAGGCGTATTGCAGGTAGGGTGCCGTGTTGCCTTCGAACGCCAGCATCGCATCCCAGTTGAACACGTAATCGTTGGTGCGGGTTTTGGACAGGTCTGCGTATTTCACCGCGCCAATGCCCACCTTGCGGCCCACCTCGCGGATCAGCTCGTCGCCCAGCTCCGGGTTCTTATCTGCCACCAGTTGCGTGGCGCGCTCAATCGCCTCGTCCAACAGTTCCGCCAGTTTGACCGTGCCGCCGGAACGGGTTTTGAATGGCTTGCCGTCGGCGCCCATCATGGTGCCGAAGGCATGGTGTTCCAGGCTCACCGCATCCGTCACATAGCCGGCCTTGCGCGAGAGCGTGAACACCTGCTGCATGTGCAGCGACTGGCGGGCATCAATAAAGTACATGATGCGGTCGGCGTTCAATTGGCCCACCCGGTAGCGCATGGCGGCCAGATCGGTGGTGGCGTAAAGGTAACCGCCGCCCTGTTTCTGAATGATCATCACCGACGGGTTGCCTTCTTTATCTTTCATTTCATCCAGAAAACACACCACCGCGCCCTGGTCCTGCTGGGCAATGCCGCGATCGAGTAAGTCTTTTACCAGCACCGGCAGGTCGGCGTTGTAGGCGCTTTCGCCCATCACATCTTTGCGCGTGAGGGTCACGTTCAGAGTTTTGTAGTTGTCTTCGCCGTGCTTGAGGGAGATATCCTTGAACTGCTCCCACAGTGTCAGGATGCGTTCGTCGCCGCCTTGCAGCTTCACCACATAGTCGCGCGCTTTCTGGGCGAAGGCTTCATCGTCATCAAAATGCTTTTTCGCCTGTTGGTAAAACACCTCCAGGTCTTTCAGCGCAAAGGCCGCGCCTTCGTTCGCGGCCAGGTGCTCTTCCAGTTCCGCAATCAGCATGCCGAACTGGGTGCCCCAATCGCCCACGTGGTTCTGGCGGATCACCTTATGGCCCTGGAATTCCAGCAGGCGCGCCAGTGAATCACCAATGATGGTGGAGCGGATGTGGCCCACGTGCATTTCTTTGGCGAGGTTGGGGGCGGAGTAATCCACCACCACCGTCTGTGGTGCTTCTACCGGCGCCAGGCCCAGGCGGCTGTCACCGGCCAGTGCCTGGGTCTGGGCTGCCAGCCATTCGGGGTTCAGGTGAATATTAATGAAGCCGGGGCCGGCAATTTCCACCTGGCTGGCCATGCCGTCCAGCGCCAGTGCATCCACAATCTGCCCGGCCAGCGCGCGCGGGTTGGTGCCCATGCGCTTGGCCGCGCCCATGGCGCCGTTGATCTGGTAGTCGCCAAAGCCGGCCTTTTTTGCCGGTGCCACGGCGGGCGGGCAATCGGCGGGAATGCCAACGGCAGACATGGCGGCTTGGGCTTTTTGGGTCAACAGGGCGCGGATATTCATAGGCTTGGGGCGGAATCGGTCAATAAGGAGGGCGAATTTTAGCGGCACGGGGGGTAGATGCAAGGCTGCCTTTGTGTGACGGGGGCATTTATTCGTTACACTGGCGAATTATGTATTAAACAGGTGTAGCTATGTCCCAGAGCAGGACCCAAAGCAACGTGATCCAGACCCGCCTGGACGCCGTGCGCAAATCCCTCAAAGCCGCCGGTGTACAGGCCTATATCCAACCCCGGGCCGACGAATACCTGGGTGAGTATGTGCCGGCGTACAACGAGCGCCTGCTCTGGTTGTCGGGTTTTACCGGCTCGGCCGGCTACGCCGTGGTGCTGGAGCAGGGCGCGGGTATCTTCACCGATGGCCGCTACACCATTCAGGTGCGCAATCAGGCACCGGCGGATTGCTTCAGCTATGAAAGCCTCACCGATACCGACCTGGCCGACTGGCTGGCGGATCAACTGCCCAAGGGCGCCGCGCTCGGTTACGACCCGCGCATGCACACCGCCACCTGGGCCCGCGCCACGGCAGCCGCACTCACCAAGCGCGGCCTGAGCCTGGTGCCCCTGAATACCAACCCGGTGGATGCCAACTGGCACGACCGGCCCGCGCCCGAGGCCAATCCGGTGACCCTGTTCAGCCATGCTTCGGCCGGTGCTACCAGTGTGGAAAAGCGCCAGCGCATCGGCAAACTGCTCACGCGTGAAGGCGTGGACGTGGCCATGATCACCGCGCCCGATTCCATTGCGTGGCTGCTGAACCTGCGCGGGCAGGACATTCCCTGTATGCCGGTGGTGCTGGGTTCGGCCCTGTTGTACGCCAATGGCGATCTGATTTTCTTTACCGACCTGAAAAAAATAGTCCCCGGCGCCGCCGCCCATGTGGGCGAGGGTGTGAGTTTTAGGGCCGAAGCCGAACTGGCCTCAGCCATTGGCCAGCTGCGCGGCTTGTCTGTGTTAGCCGACCCGGAGCAAAGCAATGCCTGGTGCATTCAGCAGGCCAGCGCCGCCGGCGCCAAGGTGGTGGAGGGCGCCGACCCGGTGGCCATTCCCAAAGCCGCCAAGAATGAGGCCGAACTGGCCGGCATGCGCGAGGCCCATTTGCGCGACGGCGTGGCCGTGTGCCGGTTCCTGGCCTGGCTGGATGCGGAAGTGGACGCCGGCCGTTTTCACGACGAAGCGGCCCTGGCCGACCAGCTCCTGCGCTTCCGCAAACAATTGCCCGAATTCCGCGATTCCAGTTTCGATACCATTTCTGCCGCCGGTGCCAACGCCGCCATGTGCCACTACAACCACCTGAATGGCACGCCGGCCCTGTTGCCGAACAACAGTTTGTATCTGGTGGATTCCGGCGCCCAGTACCCGGACGGCACCACCGATATCACCCGCACCGTCGCCATTGGCGAGGTGACCGAAGACATGCAGCGCATGGTGACGCTGGTGCTCAAGGGCCACATTGCGCTCGATACCGCGCGCTTTCCCAAGGGTACCTGCGGCCAGCAACTGGATGCGCTGGCGCGCCAGTTTTTGTGGGCCGAAGGCTTC
This region of Simiduia agarivorans SA1 = DSM 21679 genomic DNA includes:
- the argS gene encoding arginine--tRNA ligase; the encoded protein is MNIRALLTQKAQAAMSAVGIPADCPPAVAPAKKAGFGDYQINGAMGAAKRMGTNPRALAGQIVDALALDGMASQVEIAGPGFINIHLNPEWLAAQTQALAGDSRLGLAPVEAPQTVVVDYSAPNLAKEMHVGHIRSTIIGDSLARLLEFQGHKVIRQNHVGDWGTQFGMLIAELEEHLAANEGAAFALKDLEVFYQQAKKHFDDDEAFAQKARDYVVKLQGGDERILTLWEQFKDISLKHGEDNYKTLNVTLTRKDVMGESAYNADLPVLVKDLLDRGIAQQDQGAVVCFLDEMKDKEGNPSVMIIQKQGGGYLYATTDLAAMRYRVGQLNADRIMYFIDARQSLHMQQVFTLSRKAGYVTDAVSLEHHAFGTMMGADGKPFKTRSGGTVKLAELLDEAIERATQLVADKNPELGDELIREVGRKVGIGAVKYADLSKTRTNDYVFNWDAMLAFEGNTAPYLQYAYTRIKSIFRKAGDFNADAPIVIAEAQEQALALKVLQLPEAFDHMGAEALPHVLCTYLYELASQFMSFYEACPILKDGVDPAVRDSRLRLASTVADTLALGLSVLGIEVSEQM
- a CDS encoding aminopeptidase P family protein translates to MSQSRTQSNVIQTRLDAVRKSLKAAGVQAYIQPRADEYLGEYVPAYNERLLWLSGFTGSAGYAVVLEQGAGIFTDGRYTIQVRNQAPADCFSYESLTDTDLADWLADQLPKGAALGYDPRMHTATWARATAAALTKRGLSLVPLNTNPVDANWHDRPAPEANPVTLFSHASAGATSVEKRQRIGKLLTREGVDVAMITAPDSIAWLLNLRGQDIPCMPVVLGSALLYANGDLIFFTDLKKIVPGAAAHVGEGVSFRAEAELASAIGQLRGLSVLADPEQSNAWCIQQASAAGAKVVEGADPVAIPKAAKNEAELAGMREAHLRDGVAVCRFLAWLDAEVDAGRFHDEAALADQLLRFRKQLPEFRDSSFDTISAAGANAAMCHYNHLNGTPALLPNNSLYLVDSGAQYPDGTTDITRTVAIGEVTEDMQRMVTLVLKGHIALDTARFPKGTCGQQLDALARQFLWAEGFDYDHGTGHGVGHFLSVHEGPQRISKAASRVPLMPGMVCSNEPGYYRDHAFGIRLENLVAVRPCAALAGAEREIYEFEALTMVPMDTRLFLTSLMTDAEIQWVNDYHQRVRAAMAPRLQGDEATLAWLERATRPL
- a CDS encoding ATP-binding protein; the protein is MQRSERQTDTAKLVNTYVDIGLLPQLHNRNHQIFYGRRGTGKTHVMKVLEKRFLDDEDSTVVYIDCRTLGSTTQFADGSLPMARRCLALFRDLLLVIHHSLLEHIIEFPSEQANEALEEADHLVSLITEPLTTLRASRVETEVSDAKTVNSEHSAQISLSGHSFGTNTNLGGRKSQEVVDRQNAEYTVDTDDKIIFPELYRNLKRVLELAETNLVILVDEWSSLPADVQPYLAEFLKRGVLPLNEATMKISALEYRCRFSNHTNTGLIGFELGADIATAPDLDDYYVFDRNPEQITDVYADVLFRHLSSELEEGYLGTQYGVHSGRQLASRLFTERATCAELARACEGVVRDLINIFTKAFFDSQRRGRDSIDKAAVVDSARQWFEQDKAQYLDDELQEVLRRIIDDVIGKRRARSFLLPRELERHPVVQRLFDARVIHHMQRGYADKDNPGVRYNIYSVDYGTYVDLLGTSKEPELDLFEREEPDIIVPFDDKRSIRRIVFHREVLES